The DNA sequence CTTATCCGGGAGTTGAAAACAGTAGTAAGATGAATGATTGAACAGAGTAATTAGTGAATTTACAATTCTTGTTCAAACAGCAGCAGAATGGCGTCGTGCAGTTGTTTCACGGTGAAGGCGCGGGCGGGTGTAATGAAAATAGTATCATCGCCTGCAATCGTGCCAAGAATCCCTTCCGCTTTACCAAGAGAGTCGAGAAGGCGTGCAATCAATTGGGCTGCACCTGGGCTGGTATGGATAACGACCAGAGCATCATTGAAGTCGATATCAAGCACCAGATTTTTCAGTGGGCTGGTCGCTGTAGGGACACCGAGTTCGGCGGGTAAACAATATACCATTTCCATTTTGGCATTACGGGTTCTCACTGCACCAAATTTCGTGAGCATCCGTGATACTTTGGATTGGTTGATATTATCAAAACCGCCTTCCTGCAACGCTGTAACAATTTCACCTTGCGAACTGAATTTTTCTTCTTTCAGTAACGCCTTAAAGGCTTTGGTCAGATCTTCTTGTTTTGATGGATTACGCATACTACTCCGCTGAAGTCAGACATAGAGATTTGTGCCAGATAGAGTAGCTATCACTATGCAGTTAATTGCATTTTTATGCAAATAAAGTGTGGATATATATCGCACTCAAACAACCAGGGGAAAGAGGTATCCGGGAAACGACCTCTGATATGTATATCGGAAGGTTGCCACATTCTGGTCTCTTAACTTATTCATATAACTAGATAAAAATAGAGCAATATCTTAGCGTTTTGCTGTGCAGTTGCGAGATCACAGAGGGTAAGACTGCTCATCTTTTACAGTCTTTTGCCGATATAACGGTAGGAAAAACAGATTAATGCAACAGATGCGTTGTGTCAGATAACCCGTAAAAGCGACTCGCTTCGCTATTGTTGTTATGTCAGGAGTCAATAATGAAAGTTGCAGTTCTTGGTGCCGCAGGCGGTATTGGTCAGGCCCTTGCTCTTTTACTGAAAAACCAATTACCGGAGGGGGCAGAACTTTCATTGTATGATATTTCGCCTGTTACACCTGGTGTTGCAGTCGATCTCAGTCATATCCCTACTAATGTCACGATCACGGGCTTTTCGGGTACGGATGCTGAACCTGCATTATCCGGTGCTGATATCGTTTTGATCTCGGCGGGTGTAGCCCGTAAACCCGGAATGGATCGTGCTGATCTGTTTAAAGTTAATGCTGGTATTATACAAAATCTGATTAAACAGGTTGCCATTGCATGCCCTGCTGCGCTGATTGGCATCATCACTAACCCTGTCAATACACTGGTGCCTGTTGCGGCGGCAGAGCTGCAACGAGCTGGTGTCTATGACAGGAATCGCCTGTTCGGTATTACCACGCTGGACACACTCCGTGCAGCAACGTTTGTTGCTCAGATGAAAAAGTGTAATCCGGCTGAGGTAACCGTACCTGTTGTGGGCGGGCATTCAGGTGTGACCATCTTACCTCTGCTTTCGCAAATTCCTGGTATTTCCTTTTCTGAGGATGATGTTATTGCATTAACACACCGTATTCAGAATGCCGGAACTGAAGTGGTCGAGGCCAAAGCTGGCGGTGGATCGGCAACCCTGGCGATGGGGGAAGCGGCGGCGCGTTTTGGATTGTCACTGGTGCGGGCGTTGCAAGGCGATGAGCCTGTACTCGAATATGCCTATGTCGAGGGAGATGGCACTTACGCACGCTTTTTCTCGCAACCTGTGATGGTTGGTAAGCAAGGTATTATCAGAACACTTCCTTTGGGAGAATTAAGTGTGTTCGAAGGGCACGCTCTACAAGAGATGTTACCGACGCTAGAGCAGGATATTGTATTAGGTGAGAATTATACAGCTAACTAGTTAAAATACAATATTTTTCAGGCCAGCAGTGAGAGCTGGCCTGCTTATTGTTACTCACTGTTGGAATTAACGCCAGGATACTCCTGAACAGTTATTGGCAAAGTTAACTTTTGATTTGCACGTAACAATGTGACGTCAATCACTGTGCCCGGCCGTATTTCGGCAACCTGATCCATGGTTTCCCGGGCGGAGACAGCGGGTTTATTATTCACTGAAAGGATTACATCGTTTGCCTGAACCTCAGCCCGTGCCGCGGGGCCGTCAGGGGAGACGTGAGTAACGGTGATCCCTTGAGTATGGCCCAGCGTGTTAGCCTGTTCGGTGAACTGGGGAATTTCCCGTCCGGTAATGCCGATGAATCCTCTGATCACTCGGCCATCACGAATCAACTTATTCATAATCTTCACAGCTAACTCTGTCGGAATAGCAA is a window from the Erwinia sp. genome containing:
- the argR gene encoding Arginine repressor (ID:JIFNMEKO_00041;~source:Prodigal:2.6): MRNPSKQEDLTKAFKALLKEEKFSSQGEIVTALQEGGFDNINQSKVSRMLTKFGAVRTRNAKMEMVYCLPAELGVPTATSPLKNLVLDIDFNDALVVIHTSPGAAQLIARLLDSLGKAEGILGTIAGDDTIFITPARAFTVKQLHDAILLLFEQEL
- the mdh gene encoding Malate dehydrogenase (ID:JIFNMEKO_00042;~source:Prodigal:2.6); the protein is MKVAVLGAAGGIGQALALLLKNQLPEGAELSLYDISPVTPGVAVDLSHIPTNVTITGFSGTDAEPALSGADIVLISAGVARKPGMDRADLFKVNAGIIQNLIKQVAIACPAALIGIITNPVNTLVPVAAAELQRAGVYDRNRLFGITTLDTLRAATFVAQMKKCNPAEVTVPVVGGHSGVTILPLLSQIPGISFSEDDVIALTHRIQNAGTEVVEAKAGGGSATLAMGEAAARFGLSLVRALQGDEPVLEYAYVEGDGTYARFFSQPVMVGKQGIIRTLPLGELSVFEGHALQEMLPTLEQDIVLGENYTAN